CGCCGGATGGACCCGCCACGCCGGTGACGGCCACCGCTGCCTGCGCGTGCGAATGGGCCAGCGCGCCTTGCGCCATGGCGCGCGCCACTTCCTCGCTGACCGCGCCATGCCGGGCTATCAATCCGGCGGCGACGCCCAGCATTTCGGTCTTGGCTTCATTCGAGTAGGTCACAAAGCCGCGTTCAAACCAGTTGCTGGAGCCGGCCAGGTCGGTGCAGGCCGCAGCGATCATCCCGCCGGTGCAGCTTTCGGCCGTCGCCATGAACCAGCCTTTTTCTTGCAAAATAGCAGCCAAAATGGCTATTTGCACAGGCGAGGTAAGCACAGGCAGCTCTGGTTTTGATAGCAAATCGGTCATGCGAAGAATCTCCAGATGGCAATCACCAGCAGCGTGCAGCCGGCGGCCACCAGGTCATCGAACATGATGCCAAAGCCAGCGATGCTCCAGGCATGCCGGCCGGTGGCCGGATCAACCCCGTGCGAGAGCCGGTCGGCCCAGCCGACCGGGCCGGGCTTGGCGGCATCGAAGTAGCGAAACAGGGCGAACGCGATGGCCTGCCCCGGCAGGCCGGCCGGCATGACCAGCCACAGCACCGCCCAGAAGGCAACGATTTCATCCCAGACAATGCTGCCCGGATCAAGCACCCGCATGTTGCGCGCGGTGACGGTGCAGACCCACCAGCCCACGGGAATCGACACAGCAATCAGCCAGCCGATGCCGGCAGGCGACAGCCAGCGCTGCAGCAGCATGAACGACAGCCAGGCCCACAGCGTGCCGGCGGTTCCAGGCGCGAAGGGGCTCAGGCCCGAGCCAAAGCCCAGGGCGACGAAATGCGCCGGATGCGCCAGCATGAATTTGGCCGTCGGCCGGACGGGGCCGGCGGCTGCGTGGGCAAGAGGAAGTTCGTGGTCAAGCATGAGCGGATTATCACGAAGACGCACTGGCTGGTGCATGGGCAACGGAGCGCCATGTCCGCCAGCCCCTGCGGGCACCGCCTGGCCCGGGTAAACGGGAGGGGCGGTATTCTTTGTCAGGCTGGTGTGCCAATCAGTTTGTTACAGTCAAGGCGGTTGGCTGGAGATGACGCTTGATGCCCCTGGCAAT
This DNA window, taken from Polaromonas hydrogenivorans, encodes the following:
- a CDS encoding CinA family protein; its protein translation is MTDLLSKPELPVLTSPVQIAILAAILQEKGWFMATAESCTGGMIAAACTDLAGSSNWFERGFVTYSNEAKTEMLGVAAGLIARHGAVSEEVARAMAQGALAHSHAQAAVAVTGVAGPSGGSADKPVGTVWFGWATPAGIVSELRHFDGDRASVRLATVGHALGRLLEFLA
- a CDS encoding phosphatidylglycerophosphatase A family protein; translation: MLDHELPLAHAAAGPVRPTAKFMLAHPAHFVALGFGSGLSPFAPGTAGTLWAWLSFMLLQRWLSPAGIGWLIAVSIPVGWWVCTVTARNMRVLDPGSIVWDEIVAFWAVLWLVMPAGLPGQAIAFALFRYFDAAKPGPVGWADRLSHGVDPATGRHAWSIAGFGIMFDDLVAAGCTLLVIAIWRFFA